The Mobula birostris isolate sMobBir1 chromosome 14, sMobBir1.hap1, whole genome shotgun sequence genome includes a region encoding these proteins:
- the znf710a gene encoding zinc finger protein 710a isoform X2: MDHLVNTGTQTDPVVILNFAQAVTLGLVGQNGLLNFPFKENGIYHIPDASVNESTVLEHLTPEQSPGLDVINTSECYEQHEEESLEVENGFIPFERQARRRKRQPVKLVHAEKNDENCKEETIEEEYNAGNQSNTVLYRNGIKMIDISNFKRKHLHRPLRERTQEVQVVAFPPAFKENLHCNSSDQQEKIGTEGEKIMSSYFETNKSANLSQMVEQFPEESVTQNRNFVWQGQVPYEVEASAPQPEDRNRRAQIDRLDINVQIDDSYCIDVGEGQKRWQCRLCEKSYTSKYNLVTHILGHSGIKPHECQHCHKLFKQPSHLQMHLLTHEGIRPHKCEVCDKAFTQTSHLKRHMLLHTDIKPYSCRVCGRGFAYPSELKAHEAKHENGRCHVCIECGLDFVTLIQLKRHLVAHQGPTLYECTECNKTFSYRSQLQNHMMKHQNIRPYVCTECGMEFTQPHHLKQHSLTHKGVKEFKCEVCGREFTLQANLKRHMLIHTSVRAYQCHICFKTFVQKQTLKTHMIVHSPVKPFKCLW; this comes from the exons ATGGATCACCTTGTAAATACTGGAACCCAAACAGATCCTGTTGTGATACTAAATTTTGCACAAGCAGTTACTTTGGGCCTTGTTGGTCAGAATGGTCTTttgaattttccattcaaagagaATGGAATTTATCATATACCAGATGCATCAGTTAATGAGAGTACTGTACTTGAACATCTCACCCCAGAGCAAAGTCCTGGACTGGATGTGATTAATACTTCAGAATGTTATGAACAACACGAGGAGGAAAGTTTAGAAGTGGAGAATGGCTTTATACCTTTTGAAAGACAAGCTAGGAGAAGAAAAAGGCAGCCAGTAAAGTTAGTACATGCTGAAAAAAATGATGAGAATTGCAAAGAAGAAACTATTGAGGAGGAGTACAATGCAGGGAATCAATCCAATACTGTTCTATATAGAAATGGAATAAAAATGATTGACATTAGTAACTTCAAAAGGAAACATCTGCACCGTCCTCTTCGTGAAAGGACTCAAGAAGTTCAAGTTGTTGCCTTTCCTCCAGCTTTTAAGGAAAATCTCCACTGCAACTCTTCTGACCAACAGGAAAAGATCGGCACTGAAGGGGAAAAAATAATGAGCAGCTATTTTGAGACAAACAAATCGGCAAACTTAAGCCAAATGGTAGAACAATTTCCAGAGGAGTCAGTCACTCAGAATCGTAACTTTGTGTGGCAGGGCCAAGTACCATACGAAGTAGAGGCGTCTGCTCCACAACCGGAGGATCGAAACAGAAGAGCACAGATAGATCGTTTGGATATTAATGTACAAATTGATGATTCGTATTGTATTGATGTTGGGGAAGGGCAGAAACGATGGCAGTGTCGATTGTGTGAAAAATCGTACACTTCTAAATATAACCTGGTTACTCACATATTGGGCCACAGTGGTATTAAACCTCATGAATGTCAACACTGTCACAAGCTTTTTAAGCAGCCAAGTCATTTACAGATGCATCTTCTCACTCATGAAGGCATACGGCCACACAAATGTGAGGTGTGTGACAAAGCTTTCACACAGACCAGCCATCTAAAAAGGCACATGTTACTGCACACTGACATCAAACCTTACAGCTGCAGAGTTTGTGGACGTGGGTTTGCCTATCCAAGTGAGTTGAAAGCTCATGAAGCAAAGCATGAAAATGGCAGATGTCATGTTTGCATTGAATGTGGCTTAGATTTTGTGACACTCATTCAGCTAAAAAGGCACCTTGTTGCGCATCAAGGTCCCACACTATATGAATGCACAGAGTGCAACAAAACTTTCAGTTATCGGAGTCAACTCCAGAATCATATGATGAAACATCAGAACATCCGGCCATATGTCTGCACTGAATGTGGTATGGAATTTACTCAACCTCATCATCTGAAGCAGCACTCGCTTACGCACAAG GGAGTTAAAGAGTTCAAATGTGAAGTGTGTGGAcgagaattcaccctgcaagcAAATCTGAAGAGGCACATGTTGATTCATACCAGTGTGCGAGCTTATCAATGCCACATCTGTTTTAAAACTTTTGTGCAGAAGCAGACTTTGAAGACCCACATGATTGTTCATTCACCTGTCAAACCATTTAAAT GTTTGTGGTAA